The sequence below is a genomic window from Salifodinibacter halophilus.
GGCAGACTCGGCGTAGTCGATCGTGTCCTCCATGTCGCGGAAGTCCTCAGTCGCTTGTAGCGCGAGTCCGAGCCCGAGCGCGAGACGCCCGAGTCGGGAGAGCGACGCACCATCGTCGTCGGTCGTCGATG
It includes:
- a CDS encoding DoxX family protein — its product is STTDDDGASLSRLGRLALGLGLALQATEDFRDMEDTIDYAESAGVPLPSVLAPLASGTMVSAGVGIALWRLPRLATGAAA